Proteins found in one Synechococcus sp. LA31 genomic segment:
- the recN gene encoding DNA repair protein RecN, which translates to MLTGLRLQNIALIEQLQLDFSDGFTVLTGETGAGKSILLDALDALLGGTGPRLLRQGSERGVIEASFSLTPPLQSWLAQQELEADDAEILLSREWRLSDERLSSRHRLNGVAVNRAQIQELRPLLLDLTVQGQTQQLARPGQQRRWLDRFAGEGLQALLIPAAEAYRSWRCAAQQLEQARSNWQQLQQERERQEQVLADLEAAQLEDPAEREQLQAEENRLAHGVRLQEGVMTLLGRLVDGADDAPSALDHLAACEGELAAMQQLDPSIAELAGCASDALAQLQDLARDLDRYGASLESDPDSLGQLQERIAQLKALERRHGKTLAELIEWRDQLRGQLAPGGAEASLEALEAAELAVRRQRDRSNAELTTARQAAAAHLQEQLMQALRPMGLANVRFSVAIEPAAPGEEGADAVQFLFSANPGQPLAPLAEVASGGEMSRFLLALKTCLAAADQHVTLLFDEIDTGVSGRVSGAMAELLQRLAQQRQVFCVTHQPLVAAAADHHFRVAKEVRGGTTHTQVSQLRDTQARQAELAELAGGDSGETRSYAASLLKRAG; encoded by the coding sequence TTGCTCACTGGACTGCGCCTTCAGAACATCGCGCTGATTGAGCAGTTGCAGCTCGATTTCAGCGACGGATTCACGGTGCTCACCGGTGAAACCGGCGCTGGTAAATCCATCTTGTTGGATGCTCTCGACGCTCTGCTTGGCGGCACCGGCCCACGCTTGCTGCGCCAGGGGAGCGAGCGCGGTGTGATCGAAGCCAGCTTCAGCCTTACCCCCCCTCTGCAGAGCTGGTTGGCGCAGCAGGAGTTGGAGGCTGATGACGCCGAAATCCTGCTCAGCCGCGAATGGCGCCTCAGTGATGAGCGCCTGAGTAGCCGCCATCGGCTGAATGGGGTGGCGGTGAATCGGGCGCAGATCCAGGAGCTGCGGCCACTGCTGCTCGATCTCACCGTGCAGGGCCAAACCCAACAACTGGCGCGCCCGGGCCAACAGCGCCGCTGGTTGGATCGTTTCGCCGGGGAGGGGCTCCAGGCCCTGCTCATACCGGCGGCCGAGGCTTACCGCAGCTGGCGCTGCGCTGCTCAGCAGTTGGAGCAGGCCCGCAGCAATTGGCAGCAGCTGCAGCAGGAGCGCGAGCGCCAGGAGCAGGTCTTGGCAGACCTTGAGGCGGCCCAGCTGGAGGATCCCGCCGAACGCGAGCAGTTGCAGGCTGAAGAGAACCGCCTCGCCCATGGGGTGCGCTTGCAGGAAGGGGTGATGACGCTCCTCGGCCGCCTGGTGGATGGTGCTGACGACGCTCCCTCCGCTCTCGACCATCTGGCCGCTTGTGAGGGGGAGTTAGCGGCGATGCAGCAGCTGGATCCGTCGATCGCTGAACTGGCGGGCTGCGCCAGCGATGCTTTGGCCCAGCTGCAAGATCTGGCTCGCGATCTCGATCGCTACGGCGCCTCGCTGGAGAGCGATCCAGACAGCCTTGGGCAGTTGCAGGAGCGCATCGCCCAGCTCAAAGCACTGGAGCGGCGCCATGGCAAAACCTTGGCCGAGCTGATCGAGTGGCGCGATCAGTTGCGGGGGCAGCTGGCGCCCGGCGGCGCTGAGGCCAGCCTGGAGGCCCTCGAAGCGGCTGAGTTGGCAGTGCGTCGCCAGCGCGACCGCTCCAATGCGGAGCTCACCACCGCCCGCCAGGCTGCCGCGGCACACCTGCAAGAGCAATTGATGCAGGCCCTGCGGCCCATGGGCTTGGCCAACGTGCGCTTCAGCGTGGCGATCGAGCCGGCGGCCCCGGGCGAGGAGGGCGCTGACGCCGTGCAATTTCTCTTCTCCGCCAACCCCGGTCAGCCCCTGGCACCGCTGGCGGAGGTGGCCTCCGGCGGCGAGATGAGCCGCTTCCTGCTGGCTCTCAAAACCTGCCTGGCCGCGGCGGACCAGCACGTGACGCTGTTGTTCGATGAGATCGATACCGGTGTGAGTGGCCGCGTCAGCGGCGCCATGGCTGAGCTGCTGCAGCGGTTGGCCCAGCAACGCCAGGTGTTCTGCGTCACCCACCAGCCCCTGGTGGCCGCGGCGGCCGACCACCACTTCCGCGTGGCCAAGGAGGTGCGCGGCGGCACCACCCACACCCAGGTGTCCCAACTGCGGGACACCCAGGCCCGCCAAGCGGAACTGGCGGAACTGGCCGGGGGCGACTCCGGCGAAACGCGCAGCTACGCCGCCAGCCTGCTGAAGCGGGCGGGCTAA